The following proteins are co-located in the Streptomyces sp. NBC_01198 genome:
- a CDS encoding endonuclease/exonuclease/phosphatase family protein, producing MTVEDLPGSATEPASAVVRVLSYNIRSMRDDTAALARVIRACAPDVVLIQEAPRFFRWRKAAARLARATGLVHVTGGATAAGPMVLSGLRARVERTEDVLLPHHPPLHQRGFATAVLRIGGARLGVISTHLSLSPAERYDQAGLLLDRVAAMGVPNVVVGGDFNEPPERPGFGRIAAHLQDAFAVAPWGGEVTNVRAPFQRIDAVFATGPVQVLGCGVPHSVPGVTHADLHAATDHLPVLAALRVPKG from the coding sequence CCGCTCGATGCGGGACGACACGGCGGCGCTGGCCCGGGTGATCCGGGCCTGCGCTCCCGACGTCGTCCTGATCCAGGAGGCGCCGCGGTTCTTCCGATGGCGTAAGGCCGCGGCCCGCCTGGCCCGTGCCACCGGTCTGGTCCACGTGACCGGCGGCGCCACCGCGGCGGGACCGATGGTGCTGTCCGGCCTGCGTGCACGGGTCGAACGCACCGAGGACGTCCTGCTGCCGCACCATCCGCCGCTGCACCAGCGCGGGTTCGCCACCGCCGTGCTGCGGATCGGCGGCGCCCGGCTCGGCGTGATCAGCACCCATCTCAGCCTCAGCCCGGCCGAACGCTACGACCAGGCCGGGCTGCTGCTGGACCGGGTGGCCGCGATGGGCGTGCCGAACGTGGTGGTCGGCGGCGACTTCAACGAGCCGCCGGAACGCCCCGGCTTCGGCCGGATCGCCGCGCACCTCCAGGACGCCTTCGCCGTGGCGCCCTGGGGCGGCGAGGTCACCAACGTGCGCGCACCCTTCCAGCGGATCGACGCGGTCTTCGCGACCGGGCCGGTGCAGGTGCTGGGCTGCGGGGTGCCGCACTCGGTCCCCGGCGTCACCCACGCCGACCTGCACGCGGCCACCGACCACCTGCCGGTGCTGGCCGCGCTGCGGGTCCCGAAAGGCTGA
- a CDS encoding glycosyltransferase family 4 protein, whose amino-acid sequence MEKTLIVTNDFPPRQGGIQSFVHNMALRLEPDQVVVYASTWKDGTEVARFDAEQPFTVVRDRTKMLLPTPRVTRTAVGLLRRHGCSSVWFGAAAPLGLMAPALRRAGALRLVGTTHGHEAAWAQLPAGRQLLRRIGEGTDTLTYLGDYTRSRIAAALTERAAERMVGLPPGVDEKTFHPGSGGAVVRARLGLADRPVVVCVSRLVPRKGQDTLILAMPRILREKPDTALLIVGGGPYRSELEALAERTGVAGAVRFTGPVPEGELPAHFGAGDVFAMPCRTRRGGLDVEGLGIVYLEASATGLPVVAGDSGGAPDAVLDGETGWVVRGGSPEQAAERILTLLRDADLRRRMGERGRAWVEESWRWDLLAQRLRDLL is encoded by the coding sequence ATGGAAAAGACCTTGATCGTCACCAATGACTTCCCGCCGCGCCAGGGCGGTATCCAGTCCTTCGTGCACAACATGGCACTGCGGCTGGAGCCGGACCAGGTCGTCGTCTACGCCTCGACGTGGAAGGACGGCACCGAGGTGGCGCGGTTCGACGCCGAGCAGCCCTTCACGGTGGTCAGGGACCGGACGAAGATGCTGCTGCCGACGCCGAGGGTGACGCGGACGGCGGTCGGGCTGCTGCGCAGGCACGGCTGCTCGTCGGTGTGGTTCGGGGCGGCGGCGCCGCTGGGCCTGATGGCGCCCGCCTTGCGCAGGGCGGGCGCGCTGCGGCTGGTCGGCACCACGCACGGCCACGAGGCGGCCTGGGCGCAGCTGCCCGCGGGCCGTCAACTGCTGCGCAGGATCGGCGAGGGCACCGACACCCTCACTTATCTGGGTGACTACACCCGGTCCCGGATCGCCGCCGCGCTGACCGAGCGGGCGGCCGAGCGGATGGTCGGGCTGCCGCCGGGCGTCGACGAGAAGACCTTCCACCCGGGTTCGGGCGGCGCGGTCGTCCGGGCCAGGCTGGGCCTCGCGGACCGCCCGGTCGTGGTGTGCGTGTCGCGGCTGGTGCCGCGCAAGGGCCAGGACACGCTGATCCTGGCGATGCCGCGGATCCTGCGCGAGAAGCCCGACACGGCGCTGCTGATCGTCGGCGGCGGCCCGTACCGCAGCGAGCTCGAGGCGCTCGCGGAGCGCACCGGCGTCGCGGGCGCGGTCCGCTTCACCGGCCCGGTCCCCGAGGGTGAACTGCCCGCCCACTTCGGCGCCGGCGACGTCTTCGCGATGCCGTGCAGGACCCGCCGCGGCGGTCTGGACGTCGAGGGCCTCGGCATCGTCTACCTGGAGGCGTCGGCCACCGGGCTGCCGGTGGTCGCGGGCGACTCGGGCGGCGCCCCGGACGCGGTCCTGGACGGCGAGACCGGCTGGGTCGTCCGCGGCGGCTCGCCCGAGCAGGCCGCCGAACGCATCCTGACGCTGCTGCGGGACGCCGACCTGCGCCGCAGGATGGGCGAGCGGGGGCGGGCCTGGGTGGAGGAGTCCTGGCGCTGGGACCTGCTGGCCCAGCGGCTGCGCGACCTGCTCTGA